In Ischnura elegans chromosome 6, ioIscEleg1.1, whole genome shotgun sequence, one genomic interval encodes:
- the LOC124161607 gene encoding farnesol dehydrogenase-like isoform X2 — MDRWVGKVAVVTGASSGIGQNIAQELAERGMTVVGVARRAELVEELAKKLSGSKGKLHALKADIGNEEDVVKAFEWIRKNIGSVHVLVNNAGIAPYTFLSKLERSDYKKIRGCFDVNVMGLIMCSNEAIKLMKEKGIDDGHIFNINSVAGHYIGNMPGFFPYTASKFAVTVITEGLRRELAEAKSKIRVTSVSPGLVDTNIGAPSGIPNFEEMVANAPCLKSEDITRSLIHALTAPPDVQIAEIMVRPVGDHF, encoded by the exons ATGGATCGGTGGGTGGGCAAAGTGGCGGTGGTGACGGGAGCCTCGTCTGGCATCGGGCAGAACATCGCCCAGGAGCTGGCGGAGCGAGGAATGACGGTGGTCGGAGTGGCACGAAGGGCGGAATTGGTCGAG GAACTGGCCAAGAAGCTCTCCGGGAGCAAGGGTAAACTGCATGCACTCAAAGCGGACATCGGCAACGAGGAGGATGTGGTCAAGGCTTTCGAATGGATCCGCAAGAACATCGGATCCGTCCACGTGCTCGTCAACAACGCTGGAATCGCCCCTTACACATTCCTCTCTAAAC TGGAGAGGAGTGATTACAAGAAGATACGGGGATGCTTCGACGTGAACGTGATGGGCCTCATCATGTGCTCCAACGAAGCGATCAAGCTGATGAAGGAGAAAGGGATTGACGACGGACACATCTTCAACATCAACAG TGTCGCGGGCCACTACATCGGCAACATGCCTGGCTTCTTCCCGTACACCGCGTCCAAGTTCGCCGTCACTGTGATCACCGAGGGTCTTCGCCGAGAGCTGGCGGAGGCCAAGTCAAAGATTAGAGTCACG AGCGTGAGTCCTGGACTCGTGGACACGAACATCGGTGCTCCCAGTGGCATTCCCAACTTCGAGGAAATGGTCGCCAACGCCCCCTGTCTCAAGTCCGAGGACATCACGCGCTCTCTCATACACGCCCTGACTGCGCCACCAGACGTACAG ATAGCGGAAATCATGGTTCGACCAGTTGGGGACCATTTCTAA